A region from the Aphis gossypii isolate Hap1 chromosome 1, ASM2018417v2, whole genome shotgun sequence genome encodes:
- the LOC114131896 gene encoding ESF1 homolog, whose product MDKRFSKIGDDPKFRRIPKADRKVKIDKRFQSIFNDKRFKVKYTIDKRGKPLRGSTTDDFKKFYHMSDDEKDDTDSEQNSSDVTQDSESEEQTLIGEDDIVGSNITSKSIKDRLKDKTVDYARGDGELLSDSSSDDTSSDEENEENVEHCWGELDKDADNVEEATSRLALCNMDWDRIQAADLMILFNSFLPSDGYIKSVTIYPSEFGMKRMQEEEVKGPPELISNNPKEIGSSDDSDQEEEEGSKFHMEKLRKYQLARLKYYYAIIVCDSPGTAGKIYTDCDGIEYESSATRLDLRFVPDDTEFDQEPKEVCDKLPDLTKYKPHLFTTTALQQAKVNLTWDETDPRRSELVNKLKTNPKTEINDNDLQKYVAFSSEDENSDDESNKSLEENNEDSGSKKTPIDKYKELLQNIQDEEEKKASKDSELEISWGIGLQEKVQKSVDEKSKKNLTPFQKMMEKKKERMKEKQKLKKETNKTKDNEIESDDENKQIKQQAELELLLMDEEPSDKQHFNMKKIQEEETKSLKKKNKKKILNEKSVSDGFSVDVKDDRFSALYTSHLFNIDPADPKFKRTKGMEEFISEKASRRQQYDTEKVDVPPKKKSKQSIINPELSNLVKSIKSKTKRSKLM is encoded by the exons ATGGATAAACGTTTCTCAAAAATTGGCGATGATCCAAAGTTTAGGCGTATACCTAAAGCTGATCGCAAAGTTAAGATTGATAAACGATTTCAATCTATATTTAATGACAAacgatttaaagttaaatacacTATTGATAAAAGAGGAAAACCTTTAAGGGGTTCTACTActgatgattttaaaaagttttatcatATGTCAGATGATGAAAAAGATGACACAGATTCTGAGCAAAATTCTAGTGATGTTACTCAAGATTCCGAATCTGAAGAGCAGACATTAATTGGAGAAGATGATATTGTTGGTAGTAACATAACCAGTAAAAGTATCAAAGATCGCTTAAAAGATAAAACAGTAGATTATGCTAGAGGAGATGGTGAATTATTGTCTGACAGTTCATCAGATGATACATCTTCTGATGAAGAAAAtgaag aAAACGTGGAACATTGTTGGGGAGAATTAGACAAGGATGCTGATAACGTAGAAGAGGCTACATCTAGGTTAGCCTTGTGTAATATGGATTGGGATAGAATTCAAGCTGCTGATTTGATGATTCtctttaattcatttttacctAGTGATGGTTACATCAAATCTGTAACT ATTTATCCATCTGAGTTTGGTATGAAACGAATGCAAGAAGAGGAAGTTAAGGGGCCTCCTGAACTAATTTCTAATAACCCCAAGGAAATCGGTTCATCTGATGATAGTGATCAa gaagAAGAAGAAGGAAGTAAATTTCACATGGAGAAACTACGTAAATATCAACTAGCaagacttaaatattattatgctattattgTATGTGATTCTCCTGGAACTGctggtaaaatatataccgaTTGTGATGGTATAGAATATGAAAGTAGTGCCACACGTTTAGATTTACGATTTGTACCAGACGATACAGAATTTGATCAA GAACCTAAAGAAGTTTGTGATAAATTACCAGATTTAACTAAGTACAAACCTCATTTATTTACTACTACTGCTTTACAACAAGCAAAAGTGAATCTTACCTGGGATGAAACAGATCCAAGACGTAGCGAATTAGTAAATAAGCTGAAGACAAATccaaaaactgaaataaatgataatgatttaCAGAAATATGTGGCTTTTAGTTCAGAAGATGAGAATAGTGATGATGAAAGTAATAAATCTCttgaagaaaataatgaagATAGTGGCTCTAAAAAAACtccaatagataaatataaagaactattacaaaacatacaagatgaagaagaaaaaaaggcAAGTAAAGATTCAGAATTAGAAATTTCATGGGGTATTGGTTTGCAagaaaaagtacaaaaatcagttgatgaaaaatcaaagaaaaatttgACACCATTCCAGAAAATGAtggaaaaaaagaaagagaGAATGAAAGAAAagcaaaaactaaaaaaagaaacaaataaaacaaaagataATGAAATTGAGTCAgatgatgaaaataaacaaatcaaaCAACAAGCAGAATTAGAACTGTTATTGATGGATGAAGAACCTAGtgataaacaacattttaatatgaaaaaaatacaagaagAAGAAACTAAAAgcctaaaaaaaaagaataaaaagaaaattttaaatgagaaGTCTGTTAGTGATGGTTTCTCT gtTGATGTAAAAGATGATCGATTTTCGGCATTATATACATCtcatctatttaatattgaccCAGCTGATCCAAAATTCAAAAGAACGAAAGGCATGGAAGAATTTATTTCTGAAAAAGCATCAAGAAGACAACAGTATGATACTGAAAAA gttgATGTTCCTCCAAAAAAGAAATCTaaacaatcaattattaatccaGAACTATCTAATCTTGTAAAATCTATCAAAAGTAAAACTAAACGtagtaaattaatgtaa